The following proteins come from a genomic window of Lolium rigidum isolate FL_2022 chromosome 5, APGP_CSIRO_Lrig_0.1, whole genome shotgun sequence:
- the LOC124655744 gene encoding glycosyltransferase BC10-like: MKLKSRRGSAGDEESAGADAVGSLIAPLTPRKDCWWSSALLKAITVLLVLVTGVLIGFAASANISRCYFYTPSSSSSSSSSSDHHRHLQVGGDGDDSNSNSNSKTQQTQQETQGGSSPSPPSFMDFVHPGSPWGHTMSDEELFWRASMVPRVEEYPYQRVPKVAFLFLTRGPLPFARLWERFFRGHNGLYSVYVHALPNYVLNVSASSPFHGRQIPSQEVSWGSITLVDAEKRLLANALLDHSNQRFVLVSESCVPVYNFPTVYEYLVNSAHSFVESYNIDVPQCAGRYNPRMAPDVMEDQWRKGSEWFELSRDLALDIVADKRYHAVFRQHCTPSCYPDEHYIPTYLHLTHGARNANRTITWVDWSRGGPHPARYGKGSVTTEFIQAIRNNGTLCDYNGKPTNVCYLFARKFAPSALGTLINLTTTLLDF, translated from the coding sequence ATGAAGCTCAAGTCTCGGCGAGGCAGCGCCGGGGACGAGGAATCAGCAGGCGCGGACGCCGTCGGGAGCCTGATCGCCCCGCTCACGCCGCGCAAGGACTGCTGGTGGTCCTCGGCGCTCCTCAAGGCCATCACCGTGCTCCTCGTCCTCGTCACCGGCGTCCTCATCGGGTTCGCCGCCAGCGCCAACATCTCGCGCTGCTACTTCTACAcgccgtcgtcgtcatcctcgtcctcgtcgtcgtcggatcACCACCGTCATCTGCAGGTTGGTGGTGACGGCGACGATTCGAATTCGAATTCGAATTCAAAGACGCAGCAGACCCAACAGGAGACGCAGGGCGgttcatcgccgtcgccgccatcattcATGGACTTCGTGCACCCCGGCTCGCCGTGGGGCCACACGATGTCCGACGAGGAGCTGTTCTGGCGGGCGTCGATGGTGCCCCGGGTGGAGGAGTACCCGTACCAGCGGGTGCCCAAGGTGGCCTTCCTCTTCCTCACCCGCGGCCCGCTCCCGTTCGCCCGCCTCTGGGAGCGCTTCTTCCGCGGCCACAACGGGCTCTACTCCGTCTACGTGCACGCGCTGCCCAACTACGTCCTCAACGTCTccgcctcctccccgttccacggGCGGCAGATCCCGAGCCAGGAGGTGTCGTGGGGCTCCATCACCCTCGTCGACGCCGAGAAGCGGCTGCTCGCCAACGCGCTGCTCGACCACTCCAACCAGCGCTTCGTGCTCGTCTCCGAGAGCTGCGTGCCCGTCTACAACTTCCCCACCGTCTACGAGTACCTCGTCAACTCCGCGCACAGCTTCGTGGAGTCGTACAACATCGACGTGCCGCAGTGCGCCGGCCGCTACAACCCGCGCATGGCGCCGGACGTCATGGAGGACCAGTGGCGCAAGGGGTCCGAGTGGTTCGAGCTCAGCCGGGACCTCGCGCTCGACATCGTCGCCGACAAGCGCTACCACGCCGTCTTCAGGCAGCActgcacgccgtcgtgctacccCGACGAGCACTACATCCCGACGTACCTCCACCTCACGCACGGGGCCAGGAACGCCAACCGGACCATCACCTGGGTCGACTGGTCCAGGGGCGGCCCTCACCCGGCCCGCTACGGCAAGGGCAGCGTCACCACGGAGTTCATCCAGGCCATACGGAACAACGGCACGCTGTGCGACTACAACGGGAAGCCAACAAACGTGTGCTACCTCTTCGCCAGAAAGTTTGCGCCTAGCGCCCTCGGCACGCTCATCAACCTCACCACCACGCTACTCGACTTCTAA